ACCACGGTGCGCGGGTTTCTGCAGCTCCTTGAAACAAAACACCCCGACAGCAAAGCCCACTATGACCTGATGATTTCTGAACTCGACCGGGCCAACACCATCATCACCGAGTTTTTATCCCTTTCCAAAACGAAACCGGAAAACCTGGGACCCCAAAATTTAAACCGGATCATCGACGCCATCTTCCCCATGATCCAGGCCCATGCCTTCCGCAATGACAAAGAGGTCATCCTCGATCTGACGCCCTTGCCAGACGCGCTCATCGATGAAAAAGAGATCCGCCAGGTGCTGCTCAACCTGGTTCAAAACGCCCTCGACGCAACCGCCGCTGGGGGCAAGGTGATCGTCCGAACGCTGCTTCGCGAACCCCACTATGTCACCTTCGCCGTTACGGACAGCGGACCGGGGATTCACCCGGACACGGTGGGGCGGCTGGGAACCCCCTTTTTTACGACCAAAGCCGAGGGCACGGGGCTGGGCCTTGCCGTTTCGTACAACATCATCAACCGGCATGGCGGAAAGATCGAGTTGGATACAGGGTCCCGCGGGACAACCTTCTATGTGCATCTTCCTTGTCAGTAATCTACTGGACAGGCCGTTCCCGTCATCCCTTTGAGGCCTGGAAGAGAGCCCTTCTCTATAGAGGCCGACTGTAACGTCATCAATAATAACAATACTGATATTTATGCGACGATTTTCGACAAAATAACCCCTATCTCTGCATTATCATTACTGTAAAGAACAAGATCAAGAGACGAGGAGAATCGGATGGTCAAAAAAAGACGGATCAAACATCGACTTCCCAGCCCCCTTCGCCAAGGGCAAATCGATGCCTTTGAGATGAGCACCAATTTCTTTTCCCTTTCCACAGATATGTTCCTGATCGTCAATCGCGATGGTTCAATCATCGGAGACAACGGAAAACTGCGCCTTTACCTTGGGGTTCCAGAAGATACGGTTTCTCTCAATACCACTGCATCGCTCATCCCCTTCATTCACCCCAATTACCGTGAAAAAGCCATCCAATCTTTTTGTCATGCTTTTCAAGAAGGGGCGAAGCAAAACATGGAGGTGCGCTATACCTGCGCCGACGGCGCCGACCGTTGGATCTCCTGGTCGCTGAGCCCTCAACTCGACCGGGGATTCATGTACTGCGTCGGAAGGGATATCACGGAAAAAAAGCGCATGGAAAGGGAATTGGAAAAATCGAACGAGAACCTCTCCAACTTACTGGGGAGCATCACCGATGTCTGTTTCGCCATCGACTCAGAGTGCCGGTTCACCTATTTGAATGATGAGGCGGAAAAAGCCTTCGGTCACCGTCGCGCGGAACTGTTGGGGAAAAATATATGGTCCTTGTATCCGCATATCCAAGACACTATTTTTCACCGGGAATATGGGCGCGCCATCGCCGAACGAAGGCAAGTCAGTTTCGAGGCCTACTCTCCATTTTTCGAACGCTGGTCCGGCATCCGGGTCTACCCGACGCGAGACGGCGTGCTCATATACTCCCGCGATATCTCGGAGCAGAAGAAGCTGCTCAACGAAATAGACCGCCTCGAGCGCCTGAACCTGATCGGCCAGATGGCTGGCGGCATCGGTCATGAGATCCGCAACCCGATGACGACGGTGCGCGGATTCCTCCAAGTACTCAGCACGAAACATCGGGAAAGCGAGGTTCATTTTGATCTGATGATCGAGGAACTTGACCGGGCGAATGGGATCATCACTGATTTTTTATCGCTGTCAAAAACCAAACCCGCCAACCGCCAACCTCATAATCTCAATCGATTGCTCGAAAACATCGTTCCCTCCATTCAGGCCAACGCCTATGAAAGCAAGAAAGAAGTTCTGTTGGAGCTGAATCCCCTGCCCGATGTGCTCATCGACAAAAAGGAAATCTGCCGGGTGCTCCTCAACCTTATGCAAAATGCCCTTGATGTGACGACCGCCGGCGGTACTATCCACGTCCGAACCGACCACCGGGAACCCCGGCATGTCACCGTCTCTATCAGGGACAACGGACCCGGCATCGCTCCGGAAAACATCGGCCGGATCGGAACCCCCTTTTTTACCACCAAAGCCGACGGCACTGGTCTCGGTCTGGCCCTATCCTACAACACCATCAACCGGCACGGCGGAAAAATCGAGTTTGATACCTGTGCCCAGGGGACGACCTTTTATGTGCATCTTCCCCTCGCCTGACCATCGCTCCCTCCCCCTTACCGGCAATGGAAGAGCATTACGGCAGGGCAAAAACCCGGAAAACGTCTTAATGACGTAGATTCCGGGTTTTTTGCTTTTTTTATCACGTCAGCGAAGGCATGCCCGCAATATTGGCATGCCTTCCCGTTTGTTTTATTGCCCTGTTAAATTCCCATTAATTTTCAATATATATAACAAAATGACATGAATTCGAAAAAGCATGAGTTAATTAGTTGTAATTAGCTAATTATTTGGTAAAATATCTAAGAGAAATCGTTTGTTACAGTGAAATAATTCTGTGTTGTTGTAATTTATGTTATTACTTTATTTTCCTATAAAGGGAATTATTATAAAATATGATAGTTTTTTGGATACTAAAAAGGAAATGGGGAGATTTCGTTGCTCGCTATCGACAGACATAAACGACTCATCATCAAGACACTATTTAGCCTGCTTTTCACCTTGCTGCTCTTTCAAACCTATCCGACCATGTCTCAAGCGGATGACCACTACGATGGACCTTACACCTATACCGTTTCAACCGATAACAAGGCGACCATCACTCGCTATGCAGGTTCAGGCGGCGCCATTGCCATCCCCGATAAATTTGTAGACAGTACGAATGAATATCCCGTGGTGGCCATCGGCTCTCAGGCCTTTATTAACAAATCGTCTATAACGACTTTGAGCATCCCTGAGGGAGTGACCGCCATCGGTGATTTAGCCTTTTACGGCTGTGGCGCATTGACGAGCGTCACCCTGCCGGGCACCTTGACGAGCATCGGTAGCTATGCCTTTGCTTACGATTATCAATTAGCAAACGTGACGATCCCCGCGAACGTGGAGTCGATTGGCGAATCCGCCTTTGGCTGTTGCTTTGCCCTTACCGCATTCAATGTGGACAGCGCAAACGGGGCCTTTGCGACAGATGACGGAGTTCTCTATGATCATTCGAAGACACGCCTAATCGCTTACCCTTGTGGGAAAACCGGTTCATCTTTTGCTGTGCCTGACGGCGTGACCAGCATTGAGGGCGGCGCCTTTTTGGGCAACCGACATCTCTCGACGTGGGCGTTCCCTGGCTCCCTAAGGACGATCGGCGATTCCGCTTTTGTAAACTGCTTCAATCTCGCGACGATCAGCCTTCCCAACAGTGTGACCACCATTGGCGAAATGCTCTTTGAAAACTGCTCCAACTTAACGAGTGTGACCCTTCCCAACCGCATTACCTCCATCGGCGTTCATGCCTTTAACAACTGCCCTCTTCTCACGAATGTGGACATCCCCGACAGTGTGACCCGCATTGGTTGGGGCGCATTCTATAAATGCAGTCGATTAACCAGCATCACCATTCCCAACGGTGTAACGGTGATTGACGATTCGACTTTTTTCGGTTGCACCAATCTCAAGAATGTAACCCTTCCCGATAACGTAACCACCATTGGGAAGGATGCATTTAAAAATTGCAGCCGTCTACCGAGCGTGACCCTCCCCAGCCGCCTGTCTTCCATCGGCAGCAATGCCTTTGCCGGTTGCACCGCGCTGAGCACTGTCAAGTTCACCGGGAATGCGCCGTCCACCGGCGCCGGCGCTTTCGCCAATTGCAATGCCGATTTTAAGGTTTACTATCCAAGCGACGCCAGCGGTTATTCCAGTTATGGCTATACCACTGTCCCCTGTTACCGCGTCTACTATGACGGCAACGCAAATTCCGGCGGTTCCGCGCCGGCAGACAGCCATATCTATCAGCCTGGAGAGCAACCCACCGTGCTGGGCAATACAGGAGTTCTTGTGAAGCGAGGCTACACCTTTGACGGCTGGAACACCCAGGCCGATGGACGGGGCGACCATTATGGGGCTGGCGATACACTGACCGTAAGCAGCGCCAATCTGCGGCTCTTTGCGCAATGGACAGGCCATGCGCCCACGGACATCCATTTAACCAGCGACAGCATCAATGAAAATCAACCACCGAACGCCATGGTCGGCGCTTTTTCAGCTGATGACACCGACGAGTCGGACAGCGATTCCGCAGTAACCTTTACTTATGAGCTTGTCAGCGGTTACGGCGATAATCACTGTTTCTCCGTTGACACCAATCTCCTGAAAACCGTCGCCCCATTTGATTACGAGACGAAGAACAGCTATGACATCCGCGTCCGGGCGACCGATCTTGCCAATCTCTCCTCGGAAAAATCCTTTACCGTCACCGTCAACAACGTTGTCGAGCCGAACGAAGTGAGCGGTCAGGTCAAGAGCGGCTTCGAAGACACCCCGCTGCCCTTTACCGTCACCGACTTTGTCTATGGAAATGCCGATATCCATCTGCTTGACCATATTCAATTGGTTTCCCTGCCTGCCCATGGCGTCCTCAGCCTGAACGATTCCGCAGTAACCGTTGCCGACAGGGTCTACAAAAGCGACTTGAATCACCTCGTTTTCACCCCCGACCATGACTGGTACGGGCTCACCAGCCTGTCCTGGCAAGGGAGCGACGGCAGCGACACGACCGGCCCGTTCCTCCTTTCCCTCGTCATCGCACCGGTAAACGACGCCCCGGTGGCCGCCGACGGAACGGTTACGACCACGTCCGGGACGGCGGCTTCAGGGATGCTGGCGGCGACGGACGTCGACGGCGACCCGCTGACCTATCCTATCGTCGCTCAGGGTAGCAAGGGAACGGTCCACATAACCGGCGGGGCCGTTAACGCTTACACCTATACGGCCAATCCCGGCGCAACCGGAACGGACGCCTTCACCTTCCAAGCGAGCGACGGTCAGGCAGATTCCAACATTGCCACTGTCCATGTAACGATCCTTCCTTCGACAAACGCCGATTTGTCCAGCTTGTCCCTCAGCGCCGGCACGCTCTCCCCCGCCTTTGCCGCCAACATAACGAATTACTCCACCGGCGTCGACTACGGGGTGACCCAACTCACCGTCAGCGCGACCCCGTCCGATCCCTGCGCATCCGTCAGCGGGTTCACGGTGAGCAATGCCGTATACAGTCAAGAGGTGACCTTGAACATCGGCAACAATGTGCTCCCCATCGTTGTCACCGCCCAGGATGGCATCAGCCAAAAAACATACACGTTGACGCTGACTCGTTCTCCAAAAAGCGGTGGCGGCGGCGGTCACTCAAGTTCACCATCCCCTACGGCAGCATCTGAATCATCAAAGACAGTAAGCAGTCACGCTTCCGCCACCGTCAGCTACGGTGATCTGGCCGGCGTCGAAATCCCTGCGGGCGCAGTCGCGGAAACAGTCCAAATCCGCATTATCCAGGTAGATGCTCCCTCTCTTATTCCTGCAGACAACAATCTGGTCAGTGCGATCTTCGAATTTTTAAAAGACACAGAAGGAAAATTCGAGAAACCGGTGATCATCACGTTGAAGTTTGATCCCTCGGCGATCGGCAAGGAACAGACTCCCGCCATCTGCTATTACGATGAAAAAGAAAAAACATGGGTTGCCGTGGGCGGCACCGTCGATGGCGATCGCATTTCCGTCGCAGTGGATCACTTCACCAAGTTTGCTGTTCTTGCCACCACCGTGAAACCGGCCCCGGCAGTTGAATCACCGGGTGGGGCGATCGCAGACATCGCAAACCACTGGGCCAAGGAAAGCATTGAAGCGTTGCTGGCGAAGAAGGCGATTTCCGGTTACCCCGACGGCGACTTCCGTCCCGACAACCGGATCACGCGGGCCGAGTTTGCCGCCATCATCGTCAAGGCCTTTCACCTCCAACAAAAGAGCGGCAAAAGCTTCAACGATACGGCAGACCACTGGGCCAATCCCTTTGTGACCACAGCAAACGCCGATGGCATCCTCAACGGTTATGACAACGACTGCTTCGGGCCCGATGAACCCATCACGCGAGAGCAAATGGCGGTGATGGTCGTAAAAGCGGCGAAACTGCAGGCGGCGACAGATCCGGCGAGGTTCGCCGATGACGGCAAGATCTCGTCCTGGGCAAAGAACTCGATCAACACCGCCGTCAAAAACAACCTGATCTCCGGCTATCCCGACGGCGCCTTCCAGCCCCAGGGGAACGCGACACGGGCGGAAGCGGCCGCGCTCATCGTCAAAGCGCTCCAGATCGCAAAATCCTGATGAGTTGACGCGATCGACAGGAGGGGATCCCCTTTCCCCCTGTCCCTCTTCTATCCCTATCCCTGCCCCTGTCCTGTTCTGTCCCTGGACCGGCGAACACAACAGCAACAACAGAGAAAGCCAATGTCCCCCTGTTGCCAGGGCGGGCATTGGCTTTCTCTTTCAGGAAACACGCAGAAGACGCACCTTACGAAGCAAGGGATCGAACACAATTTCTCCCCTCTGACTTCGCCCGGTACAAGGCTTCATCGGCATATTTGAGAAAATAATCAAGGCTTTCAACGGTGACACAATCGACGCCGGTCACGCCCAAACTTGCCGTGACCGTAATCTCTTTGCCTTCATAAACCGTTTCCGCTTCCGCAATATTGTCCAATATCCGGTTTGAAATCATGCGGCATTCGTCCAGCGATGTCTCTGGAAGAAGAATGACGAACTCCTCTCCGCCATAGCGACCCAAGATATCGGTCAAACGAAGCGAGGAGCGACAAATGGACGCAACCGCTTGCAAAACGGCGTCACCGGCCTGATGCCCATAATTGTCATTGATTTGCTTAAAGTAATCGAGATCGAGAATAATCAACGAAAGAGGACGGCGATACCGCTTGGATTTTTCCAACTCCAAGGAACCAAGTTCAACAAAATATCGCCTGTTGAAGACCCCAGTTAAGGCATCTTTTGACGCCAGATAATTCAATTCTTCCACCAGGTCCATATACTTTGTAACATCCGTTAAAGAGACCACATAACCGATCTCATGGTTCTTATCCACTATTTTTACCGTATTTACTTTATAATGCCCTTTCGGTTTCATGACGAATTGGGATTCCTGGTTGTGGACGATAGAATCAACGAGCCCCTCATACTCATTGAGCGCCCTCCGCACATCTTTCCCTATCGCCGTTTCATTCAAATCGGCAAAAATCAACGTGGCCGCGGGATTATAATCGATGATGCAGTAATTTAAATCAAGAACAATGAGCCCGTTGGCGGTAGAGTCAAAGACTTTGTCTCTGGCCAGAGGCTTGATATTTAAAAACTGATACCGGAAGAAGGACATAAAAAAAATAATCAGCGAAGACGTGATCGCAAAAGGGCCATAATCGATCGTCAGCGGCGATAGGTTCAATAGGTTCAACAGGAGCGAAATCCAGGGGAGTAGGGAAGCGATGAGCAAAAACAAAGTCTGCCGGCGAATGGATCCGTTTGACTTGCGATACATAAGCAAAAAAAGATAGTTCGCAACGACAAAGCAGCTAGTCGCAAAGATGAACTGCACCCAATACCAGGGGCCCTTTTGTATGAACAAAACAGGGAAGTAATTGTTGAAGGCTATTTGGACATTTGAATAATAGAGATGGTTGACGCTACTTGTAAACCGAAAAAACATGGTTAGGCACGGGATGAACAATGTGCCCATTCTTGATAGGACATCTAATTTTTTACCATTGTACTCGAAAGCAAACAGAATCCAAAAGGCCGGCAAAAAGGGGATTCCTATATACTGAACAAGGTTCCAAAAA
Above is a genomic segment from Heliomicrobium gestii containing:
- a CDS encoding PAS domain-containing sensor histidine kinase: MVKKRRIKHRLPSPLRQGQIDAFEMSTNFFSLSTDMFLIVNRDGSIIGDNGKLRLYLGVPEDTVSLNTTASLIPFIHPNYREKAIQSFCHAFQEGAKQNMEVRYTCADGADRWISWSLSPQLDRGFMYCVGRDITEKKRMERELEKSNENLSNLLGSITDVCFAIDSECRFTYLNDEAEKAFGHRRAELLGKNIWSLYPHIQDTIFHREYGRAIAERRQVSFEAYSPFFERWSGIRVYPTRDGVLIYSRDISEQKKLLNEIDRLERLNLIGQMAGGIGHEIRNPMTTVRGFLQVLSTKHRESEVHFDLMIEELDRANGIITDFLSLSKTKPANRQPHNLNRLLENIVPSIQANAYESKKEVLLELNPLPDVLIDKKEICRVLLNLMQNALDVTTAGGTIHVRTDHREPRHVTVSIRDNGPGIAPENIGRIGTPFFTTKADGTGLGLALSYNTINRHGGKIEFDTCAQGTTFYVHLPLA
- a CDS encoding leucine-rich repeat protein; this encodes MLAIDRHKRLIIKTLFSLLFTLLLFQTYPTMSQADDHYDGPYTYTVSTDNKATITRYAGSGGAIAIPDKFVDSTNEYPVVAIGSQAFINKSSITTLSIPEGVTAIGDLAFYGCGALTSVTLPGTLTSIGSYAFAYDYQLANVTIPANVESIGESAFGCCFALTAFNVDSANGAFATDDGVLYDHSKTRLIAYPCGKTGSSFAVPDGVTSIEGGAFLGNRHLSTWAFPGSLRTIGDSAFVNCFNLATISLPNSVTTIGEMLFENCSNLTSVTLPNRITSIGVHAFNNCPLLTNVDIPDSVTRIGWGAFYKCSRLTSITIPNGVTVIDDSTFFGCTNLKNVTLPDNVTTIGKDAFKNCSRLPSVTLPSRLSSIGSNAFAGCTALSTVKFTGNAPSTGAGAFANCNADFKVYYPSDASGYSSYGYTTVPCYRVYYDGNANSGGSAPADSHIYQPGEQPTVLGNTGVLVKRGYTFDGWNTQADGRGDHYGAGDTLTVSSANLRLFAQWTGHAPTDIHLTSDSINENQPPNAMVGAFSADDTDESDSDSAVTFTYELVSGYGDNHCFSVDTNLLKTVAPFDYETKNSYDIRVRATDLANLSSEKSFTVTVNNVVEPNEVSGQVKSGFEDTPLPFTVTDFVYGNADIHLLDHIQLVSLPAHGVLSLNDSAVTVADRVYKSDLNHLVFTPDHDWYGLTSLSWQGSDGSDTTGPFLLSLVIAPVNDAPVAADGTVTTTSGTAASGMLAATDVDGDPLTYPIVAQGSKGTVHITGGAVNAYTYTANPGATGTDAFTFQASDGQADSNIATVHVTILPSTNADLSSLSLSAGTLSPAFAANITNYSTGVDYGVTQLTVSATPSDPCASVSGFTVSNAVYSQEVTLNIGNNVLPIVVTAQDGISQKTYTLTLTRSPKSGGGGGHSSSPSPTAASESSKTVSSHASATVSYGDLAGVEIPAGAVAETVQIRIIQVDAPSLIPADNNLVSAIFEFLKDTEGKFEKPVIITLKFDPSAIGKEQTPAICYYDEKEKTWVAVGGTVDGDRISVAVDHFTKFAVLATTVKPAPAVESPGGAIADIANHWAKESIEALLAKKAISGYPDGDFRPDNRITRAEFAAIIVKAFHLQQKSGKSFNDTADHWANPFVTTANADGILNGYDNDCFGPDEPITREQMAVMVVKAAKLQAATDPARFADDGKISSWAKNSINTAVKNNLISGYPDGAFQPQGNATRAEAAALIVKALQIAKS
- a CDS encoding histidine kinase N-terminal 7TM domain-containing diguanylate cyclase translates to MHFLRMMLCGILLTSAVFAVLSSIYTYEKKDNIKKYFSYLSLCISFYSLGYAMEFYSDSLDRMLFWNLVQYIGIPFLPAFWILFAFEYNGKKLDVLSRMGTLFIPCLTMFFRFTSSVNHLYYSNVQIAFNNYFPVLFIQKGPWYWVQFIFATSCFVVANYLFLLMYRKSNGSIRRQTLFLLIASLLPWISLLLNLLNLSPLTIDYGPFAITSSLIIFFMSFFRYQFLNIKPLARDKVFDSTANGLIVLDLNYCIIDYNPAATLIFADLNETAIGKDVRRALNEYEGLVDSIVHNQESQFVMKPKGHYKVNTVKIVDKNHEIGYVVSLTDVTKYMDLVEELNYLASKDALTGVFNRRYFVELGSLELEKSKRYRRPLSLIILDLDYFKQINDNYGHQAGDAVLQAVASICRSSLRLTDILGRYGGEEFVILLPETSLDECRMISNRILDNIAEAETVYEGKEITVTASLGVTGVDCVTVESLDYFLKYADEALYRAKSEGRNCVRSLAS